From Phalacrocorax carbo chromosome 6, bPhaCar2.1, whole genome shotgun sequence, a single genomic window includes:
- the LOC104040032 gene encoding 6-phosphofructo-2-kinase/fructose-2,6-bisphosphatase 4 isoform X2, with protein sequence MAAASPARELTQNPLQKTWEPYNNGLPAGHSAQRGVCMTNCPTLIVMVGLPARGKTYISKKLTRYLNWIGVPTKEFNVGQYRRDLVKKYKSFEFFLPDNEEGLKIRKQCALAALNDVRQYLSEENGHVAVFDATNTTRERRETIYKFGEENGYKTFFVESVCVDPEVIAANIVQVKLGSPDYVDCSNDEATEDFMKRIECYKNSYETLDETLDKDLSYIKIMDVGRSYLVNRVMDHIQSRIVYYLMNIHVTPRSIYLCRHGESELNLKGRIGGDPGLSVRGKEFAKSLAQFINEQNIKDLKVWTSQMKRTIQTAEALGVPYEQWKVLNEIDAGVCEEMTYEEIQENYPLEFALRDQDKYRYRYPKGESYEDLVQRLEPVIMELERQENVLVICHQAVMRCLLAYFLDKPAEQLPYLKCPLHTVLKLTPVAYGCKIESLFLNVEAVNTHRDKPENVGVDRSREEALRTVPNHL encoded by the exons ATGGCGGCGGCGTCGCCGGCGCGGGAGCTCACGCAGAACCCGCTGCAGAAGACGTGGGAGCCCTACAACAACGGGCTGCCGGCGGGGCACAGCGCCCAGCGCGGCg tatgTATGACCAATTGCCCTACGCTGATTGTCATGGTGGGTCTCCCAGCAAGAGGAAAAACCTACATCTCGAAGAAGCTCACACGCTATTTAAATTGGATTGGAGTGCCTACAAAAG AATTTAATGTTGGTCAGTATCGTCGAGATTTGGTGAAAAAGTATAAATCCTTTGAATTCTTCCTGCCTGACAATGAAGAAGGCTTGAAAATCAGGAA ACAGTGTGCCTTAGCAGCGCTGAATGACGTCCGACAGTACCTCAGTGAAGAAAACGGGCACGTGGCA GTCTTTGATGCTACAAACACAACTCGAGAACGCAGAGAAACTATTTACAAATTTGGTGAAGAAAATGGATATAAG actttttttgttgAGTCAGTATGTGTAGATCCAGAGGTCATTGCTGCAAACATTGTG caagTGAAGCTGGGTAGTCCTGACTATGTTGATTGTAGTAATGATGAAGCAACGGAAGACTTCATGAAAAGAATAGAGTGCTACAAAAACTCATATGAGACATTAGATGAAACTCTTGACAA ggATCTttcttatattaaaattatGGATGTCGGAAGGAGTTACCTTGTGAACAGAGTAATGGATCACATTCAGAGCCGGATTGTCTACTACCTCATGAATATCCATGTGACTCCTCGATCAATCTACCTCTGTCGACATGGAGAAAGTGAACTCAATCTGAAAGGGAGAATAGGAGGAGATCCTGGACTGTCTGTCAGGGGGAAAGAA tttgcCAAAAGCTTGGCACAGTTTATTAACGAGCAGAATATCAAAGATCTGAAAGTTTGGACCAGCCAGATGAAAAGGACAATTCAGACTGCTGAAGCCTTGGGAGTGCCTTATGAGCAGTGGAAGGTTTTGAATGAGATAGATGCA GGAGTGTGTGAAGAAATGACATatgaagaaatacaggaaaattatCCCCTTGAATTTGCACTGAGAGACCAAGACAAATACAGATACAGATACCCTAAAGGAGAG tCCTATGAAGATCTTGTTCAGAGACTGGAGCCAGTAATTATGGAACTTGAAAGGCAGGAAAATGTGCTTGTCATCTGTCACCAAGCTGTCATGCGATGTTTGCTTGCATATTTTCTTGACAAGCCTGCAG AACAGCTGCCTTACCTGAAGTGCCCGCTGCATACTGTCTTAAAGCTAACCCCGGTGGCTTATG GATGTAAAATAGAATCTTTATTCCTGAATGTTGAAGCtgtaaacacacacagagataaaCCTGAG AATGTAGGTGTGGATCGGTCAAGAGAGGAAGCTTTGAGGACAGTACCTAACCACCTATAG
- the LOC104040032 gene encoding 6-phosphofructo-2-kinase/fructose-2,6-bisphosphatase 4 isoform X4, with protein MAAASPARELTQNPLQKTWEPYNNGLPAGHSAQRGVCMTNCPTLIVMVGLPARGKTYISKKLTRYLNWIGVPTKEFNVGQYRRDLVKKYKSFEFFLPDNEEGLKIRKQCALAALNDVRQYLSEENGHVAVFDATNTTRERRETIYKFGEENGYKTFFVESVCVDPEVIAANIVQVKLGSPDYVDCSNDEATEDFMKRIECYKNSYETLDETLDKDLSYIKIMDVGRSYLVNRVMDHIQSRIVYYLMNIHVTPRSIYLCRHGESELNLKGRIGGDPGLSVRGKEFAKSLAQFINEQNIKDLKVWTSQMKRTIQTAEALGVPYEQWKVLNEIDAGVCEEMTYEEIQENYPLEFALRDQDKYRYRYPKGESYEDLVQRLEPVIMELERQENVLVICHQAVMRCLLAYFLDKPAEQLPYLKCPLHTVLKLTPVAYECRCGSVKRGSFEDST; from the exons ATGGCGGCGGCGTCGCCGGCGCGGGAGCTCACGCAGAACCCGCTGCAGAAGACGTGGGAGCCCTACAACAACGGGCTGCCGGCGGGGCACAGCGCCCAGCGCGGCg tatgTATGACCAATTGCCCTACGCTGATTGTCATGGTGGGTCTCCCAGCAAGAGGAAAAACCTACATCTCGAAGAAGCTCACACGCTATTTAAATTGGATTGGAGTGCCTACAAAAG AATTTAATGTTGGTCAGTATCGTCGAGATTTGGTGAAAAAGTATAAATCCTTTGAATTCTTCCTGCCTGACAATGAAGAAGGCTTGAAAATCAGGAA ACAGTGTGCCTTAGCAGCGCTGAATGACGTCCGACAGTACCTCAGTGAAGAAAACGGGCACGTGGCA GTCTTTGATGCTACAAACACAACTCGAGAACGCAGAGAAACTATTTACAAATTTGGTGAAGAAAATGGATATAAG actttttttgttgAGTCAGTATGTGTAGATCCAGAGGTCATTGCTGCAAACATTGTG caagTGAAGCTGGGTAGTCCTGACTATGTTGATTGTAGTAATGATGAAGCAACGGAAGACTTCATGAAAAGAATAGAGTGCTACAAAAACTCATATGAGACATTAGATGAAACTCTTGACAA ggATCTttcttatattaaaattatGGATGTCGGAAGGAGTTACCTTGTGAACAGAGTAATGGATCACATTCAGAGCCGGATTGTCTACTACCTCATGAATATCCATGTGACTCCTCGATCAATCTACCTCTGTCGACATGGAGAAAGTGAACTCAATCTGAAAGGGAGAATAGGAGGAGATCCTGGACTGTCTGTCAGGGGGAAAGAA tttgcCAAAAGCTTGGCACAGTTTATTAACGAGCAGAATATCAAAGATCTGAAAGTTTGGACCAGCCAGATGAAAAGGACAATTCAGACTGCTGAAGCCTTGGGAGTGCCTTATGAGCAGTGGAAGGTTTTGAATGAGATAGATGCA GGAGTGTGTGAAGAAATGACATatgaagaaatacaggaaaattatCCCCTTGAATTTGCACTGAGAGACCAAGACAAATACAGATACAGATACCCTAAAGGAGAG tCCTATGAAGATCTTGTTCAGAGACTGGAGCCAGTAATTATGGAACTTGAAAGGCAGGAAAATGTGCTTGTCATCTGTCACCAAGCTGTCATGCGATGTTTGCTTGCATATTTTCTTGACAAGCCTGCAG AACAGCTGCCTTACCTGAAGTGCCCGCTGCATACTGTCTTAAAGCTAACCCCGGTGGCTTATG AATGTAGGTGTGGATCGGTCAAGAGAGGAAGCTTTGAGGACAGTACCTAA
- the LOC104040032 gene encoding 6-phosphofructo-2-kinase/fructose-2,6-bisphosphatase 4 isoform X3: protein MWGCRRRGCPQGRHCRVCMTNCPTLIVMVGLPARGKTYISKKLTRYLNWIGVPTKEFNVGQYRRDLVKKYKSFEFFLPDNEEGLKIRKQCALAALNDVRQYLSEENGHVAVFDATNTTRERRETIYKFGEENGYKTFFVESVCVDPEVIAANIVQVKLGSPDYVDCSNDEATEDFMKRIECYKNSYETLDETLDKDLSYIKIMDVGRSYLVNRVMDHIQSRIVYYLMNIHVTPRSIYLCRHGESELNLKGRIGGDPGLSVRGKEFAKSLAQFINEQNIKDLKVWTSQMKRTIQTAEALGVPYEQWKVLNEIDAGVCEEMTYEEIQENYPLEFALRDQDKYRYRYPKGESYEDLVQRLEPVIMELERQENVLVICHQAVMRCLLAYFLDKPAEQLPYLKCPLHTVLKLTPVAYGCKIESLFLNVEAVNTHRDKPENVDISRPPEDALVTVPAHQ, encoded by the exons tatgTATGACCAATTGCCCTACGCTGATTGTCATGGTGGGTCTCCCAGCAAGAGGAAAAACCTACATCTCGAAGAAGCTCACACGCTATTTAAATTGGATTGGAGTGCCTACAAAAG AATTTAATGTTGGTCAGTATCGTCGAGATTTGGTGAAAAAGTATAAATCCTTTGAATTCTTCCTGCCTGACAATGAAGAAGGCTTGAAAATCAGGAA ACAGTGTGCCTTAGCAGCGCTGAATGACGTCCGACAGTACCTCAGTGAAGAAAACGGGCACGTGGCA GTCTTTGATGCTACAAACACAACTCGAGAACGCAGAGAAACTATTTACAAATTTGGTGAAGAAAATGGATATAAG actttttttgttgAGTCAGTATGTGTAGATCCAGAGGTCATTGCTGCAAACATTGTG caagTGAAGCTGGGTAGTCCTGACTATGTTGATTGTAGTAATGATGAAGCAACGGAAGACTTCATGAAAAGAATAGAGTGCTACAAAAACTCATATGAGACATTAGATGAAACTCTTGACAA ggATCTttcttatattaaaattatGGATGTCGGAAGGAGTTACCTTGTGAACAGAGTAATGGATCACATTCAGAGCCGGATTGTCTACTACCTCATGAATATCCATGTGACTCCTCGATCAATCTACCTCTGTCGACATGGAGAAAGTGAACTCAATCTGAAAGGGAGAATAGGAGGAGATCCTGGACTGTCTGTCAGGGGGAAAGAA tttgcCAAAAGCTTGGCACAGTTTATTAACGAGCAGAATATCAAAGATCTGAAAGTTTGGACCAGCCAGATGAAAAGGACAATTCAGACTGCTGAAGCCTTGGGAGTGCCTTATGAGCAGTGGAAGGTTTTGAATGAGATAGATGCA GGAGTGTGTGAAGAAATGACATatgaagaaatacaggaaaattatCCCCTTGAATTTGCACTGAGAGACCAAGACAAATACAGATACAGATACCCTAAAGGAGAG tCCTATGAAGATCTTGTTCAGAGACTGGAGCCAGTAATTATGGAACTTGAAAGGCAGGAAAATGTGCTTGTCATCTGTCACCAAGCTGTCATGCGATGTTTGCTTGCATATTTTCTTGACAAGCCTGCAG AACAGCTGCCTTACCTGAAGTGCCCGCTGCATACTGTCTTAAAGCTAACCCCGGTGGCTTATG GATGTAAAATAGAATCTTTATTCCTGAATGTTGAAGCtgtaaacacacacagagataaaCCTGAG AATGTAGACATTTCCAGACCTCCTGAGGACGCTCTTGTAACAGTCCCTGCTCATCAGTGA
- the LOC104040032 gene encoding 6-phosphofructo-2-kinase/fructose-2,6-bisphosphatase 4 isoform X7, which produces MKRIECYKNSYETLDETLDKDLSYIKIMDVGRSYLVNRVMDHIQSRIVYYLMNIHVTPRSIYLCRHGESELNLKGRIGGDPGLSVRGKEFAKSLAQFINEQNIKDLKVWTSQMKRTIQTAEALGVPYEQWKVLNEIDAGVCEEMTYEEIQENYPLEFALRDQDKYRYRYPKGESYEDLVQRLEPVIMELERQENVLVICHQAVMRCLLAYFLDKPAEQLPYLKCPLHTVLKLTPVAYGCKIESLFLNVEAVNTHRDKPENVDISRPPEDALVTVPAHQ; this is translated from the exons ATGAAAAGAATAGAGTGCTACAAAAACTCATATGAGACATTAGATGAAACTCTTGACAA ggATCTttcttatattaaaattatGGATGTCGGAAGGAGTTACCTTGTGAACAGAGTAATGGATCACATTCAGAGCCGGATTGTCTACTACCTCATGAATATCCATGTGACTCCTCGATCAATCTACCTCTGTCGACATGGAGAAAGTGAACTCAATCTGAAAGGGAGAATAGGAGGAGATCCTGGACTGTCTGTCAGGGGGAAAGAA tttgcCAAAAGCTTGGCACAGTTTATTAACGAGCAGAATATCAAAGATCTGAAAGTTTGGACCAGCCAGATGAAAAGGACAATTCAGACTGCTGAAGCCTTGGGAGTGCCTTATGAGCAGTGGAAGGTTTTGAATGAGATAGATGCA GGAGTGTGTGAAGAAATGACATatgaagaaatacaggaaaattatCCCCTTGAATTTGCACTGAGAGACCAAGACAAATACAGATACAGATACCCTAAAGGAGAG tCCTATGAAGATCTTGTTCAGAGACTGGAGCCAGTAATTATGGAACTTGAAAGGCAGGAAAATGTGCTTGTCATCTGTCACCAAGCTGTCATGCGATGTTTGCTTGCATATTTTCTTGACAAGCCTGCAG AACAGCTGCCTTACCTGAAGTGCCCGCTGCATACTGTCTTAAAGCTAACCCCGGTGGCTTATG GATGTAAAATAGAATCTTTATTCCTGAATGTTGAAGCtgtaaacacacacagagataaaCCTGAG AATGTAGACATTTCCAGACCTCCTGAGGACGCTCTTGTAACAGTCCCTGCTCATCAGTGA
- the LOC104040032 gene encoding 6-phosphofructo-2-kinase/fructose-2,6-bisphosphatase 4 isoform X6 gives MWGCRRRGCPQGRHCREFNVGQYRRDLVKKYKSFEFFLPDNEEGLKIRKQCALAALNDVRQYLSEENGHVAVFDATNTTRERRETIYKFGEENGYKTFFVESVCVDPEVIAANIVQVKLGSPDYVDCSNDEATEDFMKRIECYKNSYETLDETLDKDLSYIKIMDVGRSYLVNRVMDHIQSRIVYYLMNIHVTPRSIYLCRHGESELNLKGRIGGDPGLSVRGKEFAKSLAQFINEQNIKDLKVWTSQMKRTIQTAEALGVPYEQWKVLNEIDAGVCEEMTYEEIQENYPLEFALRDQDKYRYRYPKGESYEDLVQRLEPVIMELERQENVLVICHQAVMRCLLAYFLDKPAEQLPYLKCPLHTVLKLTPVAYGCKIESLFLNVEAVNTHRDKPENVDISRPPEDALVTVPAHQ, from the exons AATTTAATGTTGGTCAGTATCGTCGAGATTTGGTGAAAAAGTATAAATCCTTTGAATTCTTCCTGCCTGACAATGAAGAAGGCTTGAAAATCAGGAA ACAGTGTGCCTTAGCAGCGCTGAATGACGTCCGACAGTACCTCAGTGAAGAAAACGGGCACGTGGCA GTCTTTGATGCTACAAACACAACTCGAGAACGCAGAGAAACTATTTACAAATTTGGTGAAGAAAATGGATATAAG actttttttgttgAGTCAGTATGTGTAGATCCAGAGGTCATTGCTGCAAACATTGTG caagTGAAGCTGGGTAGTCCTGACTATGTTGATTGTAGTAATGATGAAGCAACGGAAGACTTCATGAAAAGAATAGAGTGCTACAAAAACTCATATGAGACATTAGATGAAACTCTTGACAA ggATCTttcttatattaaaattatGGATGTCGGAAGGAGTTACCTTGTGAACAGAGTAATGGATCACATTCAGAGCCGGATTGTCTACTACCTCATGAATATCCATGTGACTCCTCGATCAATCTACCTCTGTCGACATGGAGAAAGTGAACTCAATCTGAAAGGGAGAATAGGAGGAGATCCTGGACTGTCTGTCAGGGGGAAAGAA tttgcCAAAAGCTTGGCACAGTTTATTAACGAGCAGAATATCAAAGATCTGAAAGTTTGGACCAGCCAGATGAAAAGGACAATTCAGACTGCTGAAGCCTTGGGAGTGCCTTATGAGCAGTGGAAGGTTTTGAATGAGATAGATGCA GGAGTGTGTGAAGAAATGACATatgaagaaatacaggaaaattatCCCCTTGAATTTGCACTGAGAGACCAAGACAAATACAGATACAGATACCCTAAAGGAGAG tCCTATGAAGATCTTGTTCAGAGACTGGAGCCAGTAATTATGGAACTTGAAAGGCAGGAAAATGTGCTTGTCATCTGTCACCAAGCTGTCATGCGATGTTTGCTTGCATATTTTCTTGACAAGCCTGCAG AACAGCTGCCTTACCTGAAGTGCCCGCTGCATACTGTCTTAAAGCTAACCCCGGTGGCTTATG GATGTAAAATAGAATCTTTATTCCTGAATGTTGAAGCtgtaaacacacacagagataaaCCTGAG AATGTAGACATTTCCAGACCTCCTGAGGACGCTCTTGTAACAGTCCCTGCTCATCAGTGA
- the LOC104040032 gene encoding 6-phosphofructo-2-kinase/fructose-2,6-bisphosphatase 4 isoform X1, protein MAAASPARELTQNPLQKTWEPYNNGLPAGHSAQRGVCMTNCPTLIVMVGLPARGKTYISKKLTRYLNWIGVPTKEFNVGQYRRDLVKKYKSFEFFLPDNEEGLKIRKQCALAALNDVRQYLSEENGHVAVFDATNTTRERRETIYKFGEENGYKTFFVESVCVDPEVIAANIVQVKLGSPDYVDCSNDEATEDFMKRIECYKNSYETLDETLDKDLSYIKIMDVGRSYLVNRVMDHIQSRIVYYLMNIHVTPRSIYLCRHGESELNLKGRIGGDPGLSVRGKEFAKSLAQFINEQNIKDLKVWTSQMKRTIQTAEALGVPYEQWKVLNEIDAGVCEEMTYEEIQENYPLEFALRDQDKYRYRYPKGESYEDLVQRLEPVIMELERQENVLVICHQAVMRCLLAYFLDKPAEQLPYLKCPLHTVLKLTPVAYGCKIESLFLNVEAVNTHRDKPENVDISRPPEDALVTVPAHQ, encoded by the exons ATGGCGGCGGCGTCGCCGGCGCGGGAGCTCACGCAGAACCCGCTGCAGAAGACGTGGGAGCCCTACAACAACGGGCTGCCGGCGGGGCACAGCGCCCAGCGCGGCg tatgTATGACCAATTGCCCTACGCTGATTGTCATGGTGGGTCTCCCAGCAAGAGGAAAAACCTACATCTCGAAGAAGCTCACACGCTATTTAAATTGGATTGGAGTGCCTACAAAAG AATTTAATGTTGGTCAGTATCGTCGAGATTTGGTGAAAAAGTATAAATCCTTTGAATTCTTCCTGCCTGACAATGAAGAAGGCTTGAAAATCAGGAA ACAGTGTGCCTTAGCAGCGCTGAATGACGTCCGACAGTACCTCAGTGAAGAAAACGGGCACGTGGCA GTCTTTGATGCTACAAACACAACTCGAGAACGCAGAGAAACTATTTACAAATTTGGTGAAGAAAATGGATATAAG actttttttgttgAGTCAGTATGTGTAGATCCAGAGGTCATTGCTGCAAACATTGTG caagTGAAGCTGGGTAGTCCTGACTATGTTGATTGTAGTAATGATGAAGCAACGGAAGACTTCATGAAAAGAATAGAGTGCTACAAAAACTCATATGAGACATTAGATGAAACTCTTGACAA ggATCTttcttatattaaaattatGGATGTCGGAAGGAGTTACCTTGTGAACAGAGTAATGGATCACATTCAGAGCCGGATTGTCTACTACCTCATGAATATCCATGTGACTCCTCGATCAATCTACCTCTGTCGACATGGAGAAAGTGAACTCAATCTGAAAGGGAGAATAGGAGGAGATCCTGGACTGTCTGTCAGGGGGAAAGAA tttgcCAAAAGCTTGGCACAGTTTATTAACGAGCAGAATATCAAAGATCTGAAAGTTTGGACCAGCCAGATGAAAAGGACAATTCAGACTGCTGAAGCCTTGGGAGTGCCTTATGAGCAGTGGAAGGTTTTGAATGAGATAGATGCA GGAGTGTGTGAAGAAATGACATatgaagaaatacaggaaaattatCCCCTTGAATTTGCACTGAGAGACCAAGACAAATACAGATACAGATACCCTAAAGGAGAG tCCTATGAAGATCTTGTTCAGAGACTGGAGCCAGTAATTATGGAACTTGAAAGGCAGGAAAATGTGCTTGTCATCTGTCACCAAGCTGTCATGCGATGTTTGCTTGCATATTTTCTTGACAAGCCTGCAG AACAGCTGCCTTACCTGAAGTGCCCGCTGCATACTGTCTTAAAGCTAACCCCGGTGGCTTATG GATGTAAAATAGAATCTTTATTCCTGAATGTTGAAGCtgtaaacacacacagagataaaCCTGAG AATGTAGACATTTCCAGACCTCCTGAGGACGCTCTTGTAACAGTCCCTGCTCATCAGTGA
- the LOC104040032 gene encoding 6-phosphofructo-2-kinase/fructose-2,6-bisphosphatase 4 isoform X5, protein MTNCPTLIVMVGLPARGKTYISKKLTRYLNWIGVPTKEFNVGQYRRDLVKKYKSFEFFLPDNEEGLKIRKQCALAALNDVRQYLSEENGHVAVFDATNTTRERRETIYKFGEENGYKTFFVESVCVDPEVIAANIVQVKLGSPDYVDCSNDEATEDFMKRIECYKNSYETLDETLDKDLSYIKIMDVGRSYLVNRVMDHIQSRIVYYLMNIHVTPRSIYLCRHGESELNLKGRIGGDPGLSVRGKEFAKSLAQFINEQNIKDLKVWTSQMKRTIQTAEALGVPYEQWKVLNEIDAGVCEEMTYEEIQENYPLEFALRDQDKYRYRYPKGESYEDLVQRLEPVIMELERQENVLVICHQAVMRCLLAYFLDKPAEQLPYLKCPLHTVLKLTPVAYGCKIESLFLNVEAVNTHRDKPENVDISRPPEDALVTVPAHQ, encoded by the exons ATGACCAATTGCCCTACGCTGATTGTCATGGTGGGTCTCCCAGCAAGAGGAAAAACCTACATCTCGAAGAAGCTCACACGCTATTTAAATTGGATTGGAGTGCCTACAAAAG AATTTAATGTTGGTCAGTATCGTCGAGATTTGGTGAAAAAGTATAAATCCTTTGAATTCTTCCTGCCTGACAATGAAGAAGGCTTGAAAATCAGGAA ACAGTGTGCCTTAGCAGCGCTGAATGACGTCCGACAGTACCTCAGTGAAGAAAACGGGCACGTGGCA GTCTTTGATGCTACAAACACAACTCGAGAACGCAGAGAAACTATTTACAAATTTGGTGAAGAAAATGGATATAAG actttttttgttgAGTCAGTATGTGTAGATCCAGAGGTCATTGCTGCAAACATTGTG caagTGAAGCTGGGTAGTCCTGACTATGTTGATTGTAGTAATGATGAAGCAACGGAAGACTTCATGAAAAGAATAGAGTGCTACAAAAACTCATATGAGACATTAGATGAAACTCTTGACAA ggATCTttcttatattaaaattatGGATGTCGGAAGGAGTTACCTTGTGAACAGAGTAATGGATCACATTCAGAGCCGGATTGTCTACTACCTCATGAATATCCATGTGACTCCTCGATCAATCTACCTCTGTCGACATGGAGAAAGTGAACTCAATCTGAAAGGGAGAATAGGAGGAGATCCTGGACTGTCTGTCAGGGGGAAAGAA tttgcCAAAAGCTTGGCACAGTTTATTAACGAGCAGAATATCAAAGATCTGAAAGTTTGGACCAGCCAGATGAAAAGGACAATTCAGACTGCTGAAGCCTTGGGAGTGCCTTATGAGCAGTGGAAGGTTTTGAATGAGATAGATGCA GGAGTGTGTGAAGAAATGACATatgaagaaatacaggaaaattatCCCCTTGAATTTGCACTGAGAGACCAAGACAAATACAGATACAGATACCCTAAAGGAGAG tCCTATGAAGATCTTGTTCAGAGACTGGAGCCAGTAATTATGGAACTTGAAAGGCAGGAAAATGTGCTTGTCATCTGTCACCAAGCTGTCATGCGATGTTTGCTTGCATATTTTCTTGACAAGCCTGCAG AACAGCTGCCTTACCTGAAGTGCCCGCTGCATACTGTCTTAAAGCTAACCCCGGTGGCTTATG GATGTAAAATAGAATCTTTATTCCTGAATGTTGAAGCtgtaaacacacacagagataaaCCTGAG AATGTAGACATTTCCAGACCTCCTGAGGACGCTCTTGTAACAGTCCCTGCTCATCAGTGA